The Dendropsophus ebraccatus isolate aDenEbr1 chromosome 10, aDenEbr1.pat, whole genome shotgun sequence genome has a segment encoding these proteins:
- the LOC138766535 gene encoding calphotin-like yields MVLPVTPVFAVDVIPGVADISPVSVAVVSVVADTPPVSVAVVPVVAETPPVSVAVVPVVADTPPVSVAVVPVGVDTPSVSVAVVPVVVDIPVEFVAVVPVVADTPPAYVAVVPVVADTPPVSVAVVPVVADTPPVSVAVVPVVADTPPVSVAVVPVVADTPPVSVAVVPVVADTLPVSVAVVPVVADTPPVSVAVVPVVADTPPVSVAVVPVVADTPPVSVAVVPVVADTPPVSVAVVPVVADTPPVSVAVVPVVADTPPVSVAVVPVVADTPPVSVAVVPVVADTPPVSVAVVPVVADTPPVSVAVVPVVADTLPVSVAVVPVVADTLPVSVAVVPVVADTPPVSVAVVPVVADTPPVSVAVVPVVADTPPVSVAVVPVVADTPPVSVAVVPVVADTPPVSVAVVPVVADTPTVSVAVVPVVADTPTVSVAVVPVVADTPPVSVTVVPVVADTPFVSVAVVPEVADTEPVSFAVVSVLVSVTPTVDIGGLSIVTAVDPFVTDVDAIPAVVVTPPVSVAVVPVVVDTPTISVAVVPVVADTPPVSVAVVPVVVATLPVSAVVVPAVVDTLPVSVAVVSVVADTPPVVIAVVPIVVVTLLVSIAVVPVLDSVTPPVNIGGLFIVTAAEPSVIDVDAIPVVVLTLPVSVAVDSVDIGGL; encoded by the coding sequence ATGGTTTTACCTGTTACACCCGTATTTGCTGTTGATGTCATCCCTGGAGTTGCGGATATATCACCTGTATCTGTTGCAGTTGTTTCTGTGGTTGCGGATACACCACCTGTATCTGTTGCAGTTGTTCCTGTAGTTGCGGAAACACCACCTGTATCTGTTGCAGTTGTTCCTGTGGTTGCGGATACACCACCTGTTTCTGTTGCAGTTGTTCCTGTAGGTGTGGATACACCATCTGTATCTGTTGCAGTTGTTCCTGTTGTTGTGGATATACCAGTTGAATTTGTTGCAGTTGTTCCTGTAGTTGCGGATACACCACCTGCATATGTTGCAGTTGTTCCTGTAGTTGCAGATACACCACCTGTATCTGTTGCAGTTGTTCCTGTAGTTGCGGATACACCACCTGTATCTGTTGCAGTTGTTCCTGTGGTTGCCGATACACCACCTGTATCTGTTGCAGTTGTTCCTGTAGTTGCGGATACACCGCCTGTATCTGTTGCAGTTGTTCCTGTAGTTGCAGATACACTGCCTGTGTCTGTTGCAGTTGTTCCTGTAGTTGCGGATACACCGCCTGTATCTGTTGCAGTTGTTCCTGTGGTTGCGGATACACCACCTGTATCTGTTGCAGTTGTTCCTGTTGTTGCGGATACACCACCTGTATCTGTTGCAGTTGTTCCTGTTGTTGCGGATACACCGCCTGTATCTGTTGCAGTTGTTCCTGTAGTTGCTGATACACCACCTGTATCTGTTGCAGTTGTTCCTGTAGTTGCGGATACACCACCTGTATCTGTTGCAGTTGTTCCTGTAGTTGCGGATACACCACCTGTATCTGTTGCAGTTGTTCCTGTAGTTGCGGATACACCACCTGTATCTGTTGCAGTTGTTCCTGTAGTTGCAGATACACCGCCTGTATCTGTTGCAGTTGTTCCTGTAGTTGCGGATACATTGCCTGTATCTGTTGCAGTTGTTCCCGTAGTTGCGGATACATTGCCTGTATCTGTTGCAGTTGTTCCTGTAGTTGCGGATACACCACCTGTATCTGTTGCAGTTGTTCCTGTAGTTGCGGATACACCACCTGTATCTGTTGCAGTTGTTCCTGTAGTTGCGGATACACCACCTGTATCTGTTGCAGTTGTTCCTGTAGTTGCAGATACACCGCCTGTATCTGTTGCAGTTGTTCCTGTAGTTGCGGATACACCACCTGTATCTGTTGCAGTTGTTCCTGTAGTTGCGGATACACCAACCGTATCTGTTGCAGTTGTTCCTGTAGTTGCGGATACGCCAACTGTATCTGTTGCAGTTGTTCCTGTAGTTGCAGACACACCACCTGTATCTGTTACAGTTGTTCCTGTGGTTGCGGATACACCGTTTGTATCTGTTGCAGTTGTTCCTGAAGTTGCGGATACAGAACCTGTATCTTTTGCAGTTGTTTCTGTTTTGGTTTCTGTTACACCGACTGTAGATATTGGTGGACTTTCCATTGTCACTGCTGTAGACCCCTTTGTGACTGATGTTGATGCCATCCCTGCAGTTGTTGTTACACCACCTGTTTCTGTTGCAGTTGTTCCTGTAGTTGTGGATACACCAACTATATCTGTTGCAGTTGTTCCTGTAGTTGCAGATACACCGCCTGTATCTGTTGCAGTTGTTCCTGTAGTTGTTGCTACACTGCCTGTATCTGCTGTAGTTGTCCCTGCTGTTGTGGATACACTGCCTGTATCTGTTGCAGTTGTTTCTGTAGTTGCAGATACACCGCCTGTAGTTATTGCAGTTGTACCCatagttgttgttacactgctggTATCTATTGCAGTTGTTCCTGTTTTGGATTCTGTTACACCTCCTGTAAATATTGGTGGACTTTTCATTGTTACTGCTGCGGAGCCCTCTGTAATTGATGTTGATGCCATCCCTGTAGTTGTTCTTACACTGCCTGTATCTGTTGCAGTTGATTCAGTTGATATTGGTGGACTTTGA
- the LOC138766536 gene encoding mucin-2-like, producing MLTTKGIIPPSTQDKTIPNAQRTSHDTSGAATVKTPSMEDTTTKGFGNAITTIEDTKSTAIDNTEDTTPIATTNLLVTPHSTIALSIEGTTTAKIESEATKSIEVSTKDTATSSIQNTASVTTGITPTTTNVVSDIATAAGGAISPVTEGTTIINTIKSESLALTTGKTEKLSKGHVETTATAADHTAGTTASSSTMTLSIDSKTTAQTEDATTKSTEVSTKEGDGITVTTTMEDTKSTTIANTKVTSPISTMSPSALTSYSTTASSTQGTITATIESEAAKSTEVSPKDTATATENIRESTTGGAVSPVTEVTSTKNTGDTNISTLKSTEAATSKSSPVATGTTEKPNTSSTGGAETMATAADSTAGATVSSPSVLTLHSTIALFIEGTTTRSTEVSTKDAETSSTTITAEMTAMTTNIASAVTTATENIKVSTTADNTSGTTVSLTSGKESSESSPVTTMAISEMSNTGTSSQGTATTADNTAGATVLSPSTLSSHSTAAIDGTTTAKLESASAESTEESTKDTVTSSTPDTVSMTTGITVITTKVATDITSATESIKESTTGGAISPFTKVTTPVSTDHTKTSALASTSEGLPAATRTTEISNTGTSSPVTATTADNTAGTTVSTPSPPTLHSTTALSIEGTTTAKLDGTTTKSIEVSTTTPDTASVATGITVITTKVATYIITATESIKESTTGGAISPVTEVTNTVNTVDTNTLPFTSTGTVTSEGLPVATGTTERPNTGTGSTGDIETKATTADNTAGTTVSSPSVLTHSTTALSIEGTSTANLEGATTKDTATSSTQDTALVATGITVRTTKESTTADNTGGTTVSNPLASTLHSTTASSIEGTTAANIDGTTTESIEVSSKDTVTSSTPDTASAMTTKESTTAHNSAGTTVSVTSVTEVTVSPYGLSSPSEVTSSGVSESGGSTNGATTEGEKSKPTKSTDLATTPNTDGTKETSLGGITAETTKEIADTATTTQVISTEGTAMATKSTSNLDGPSPVSTTTWSKGITSESSPSSSVNVITSSAMESTKDTNLTSTENRGALSTEDSTVSSSVGVGPPTTVSGQGTTVPIATGSTSVIREDQSTATITKSSGESIKATIPATTTTKINATSKDHTLPDSKGTTTIVLEGTVSSSSSGAIVATTSRDMTKNTTIATTKEMTPSTTQNTTTTEDLTVLVSKGTSEPAASSSTNSSAPPPVTTTNLFNVDCIGKSTCIIPLNETPLKTSKGVDIWKETAEAGTIK from the coding sequence ATGCTAACTACAAAAGGTATAATACCACCATCTACACAAGACAAAACAATACCAAATGCACAAAGAACAAGTCATGACACCTCGGGGGCTGCAACAGTCAAAACACCAAGTATGGAAGATACAACTACCAAAGGCTTTGGAAATGCAATAACAACTATAGAAGACACCAAATCTACAGCAATAGACAATACGGAAGATACTACACCTATTGCTACAACAAATCTATTAGTGACCCCACATAGCACAATAGCATTATCTATAGAGGGTACAACCACAGCAAAAATAGAAAGTGAAGCAACTAAAAGTATAGAAGTGTCCACAAAAGACACAGCAACCTCAtctatacagaatacagcgtCAGTGACTACTGGTATCACACCAACCACTACAAATGTAGTTTCAGATATAGCAACAGCAGCAGGTGGCGCTATATCACCAGTTACAGAAGGCACTACAATAATAAATACAATCAAGTCTGAAAGTTTGGCATTAACTACAGGTAAAACAGAAAAATTGTCTAAAGGGCATGTAGAAACAACAGCAACAGCAGCCGACCATACTGCAGGGACAACAGCCTCAAGTAGCACAATGACATTGTCTATAGACAGTAAAACAACTGCACAAACGGAAGATGCAACAACTAAAAGTACAGAAGTGTCAACTAAAGAAGGAGATGGAATTACAGTAACAACAACTATGGAAGACACAAAATCTACAACAATAGCAAATACCAAAGTTACATCACCAATATCTACAATGAgtccatcagcactgacctcatATAGTACTACAGCTTCATCTACACAAGGTACCATCACAGCCACAATAGAAAGTGAAGCAGCTAAAAGTACAGAAGTGTCACCAAAAGACACAGCAACAGCTACAGAAAATATTAGAGAATCGACAACAGGTGGCGCTGTATCTCCAGTTACAGAAGTCACTAGCACAAAAAATACAGGTGATACAAATATATCAACTCTCAAAAGTACTGAAGCAGCCACATCTAAAAGTTCACCAGTAGCTACAGGTACAACAGAAAAACCCAATACAAGTTCTACAGGAGGTGCAGAAACAATGGCAACAGCTGCTGACTCTACAGCAGGGGCAACAGTTTCAAGTCCATCAGTACTGACCCTACATAGCACAATAGCATTATTTATAGAAGGTACAACAACTAGAAGTACAGAAGTGTCAACAAAAGATGCAGAAACCTCATCAACAACTATAACAGCAGAAATGACAGCAATGACAACAAACATAGCTTCAGCTGTTACAACAGCTACAGAAAACATAAAAGTGTCAACAACAGCAGATAATACGTCGGGGACAACAGTCTCGCTAACATCAGGTAAAGAAAGTTCTGAAAGTTCACCAGTAACTACGATGGCTATATCAGAAATGTCCAATACAGGAACAAGTTCTCAAGGAACAGCTACTACAGCTGACAATACAGCAGGGGCAACAGTCTTAAGTCCATCAACACTGAGCTCACATAGTACAGCAGCTATAGATGGTACAACCACAGCTAAACTAGAGAGTGCATCAGCTGAAAGTACTGAAGAGTCAACAAAAGACACAGTGACCTCATCTACACCAGATACAGTGTCAATGACTACAGGTATCACGGTAATAACAACAAAAGTAGCTACAGATATTACATCAGCTACAGAAAGCATTAAGGAATCAACAACAGGTGGCGCTATATCTCCATTTACAAAAGTCACTACACCAGTAAGTACAGATCATACGAAAACATCAGCGTTAGCGTCCACATCCGAAGGGTTACCAGCAGCAACCAGAACAACCGAAATATCCAATACAGGAACAAGTTCTCCAGTAACAGCTACTACGGCTGACAATACAGCAGGGACAACAGTCTCAACTCCTTCACCACCAACCTTACATAGCACAACAGCATTATCTATAGAGGGTACAACCACAGCAAAACTAGATGGTACAACAACTAAAAGTATAGAAGTGTCAACAACTACACCAGATACAGCATCAGTGGCTACAGGTATCACGGTAATAACAACCAAAGTAGCTACATATATTATAACAGCTACAGAAAGCATAAAGGAGTCAACAACAGGTGGCGCTATATCTCCTGTTACAGAAGTCACTAACACAGTAAATACAGTCGATACAAATACGTTACCTTTCACAAGTACTGGAACCGTCACGTCTGAAGGTTTACCAGTAGCTACAGGGACAACGGAAAGACCCAATACAGGAACAGGTTCTACAGGAGACATAGAAACCAAAGCAACAACTGCTGACAATACAGCTGGGACAACAGTCTCAAGCCCATCAGTATTAACACATAGTACAACAGCATTATCTATAGAAGGTACGAGCACAGCAAATCTAGAGGGTGCAACAACTAAAGACACAGCAACATCATCTACTCAAGATACAGCATTAGTGGCTACAGGTATCACAGTAAGGACAACTAAAGAGTCAACAACTGCTGACAATACAGGAGGGACAACAGTCTCAAATCCATTGGCATCAACCTTACATAGCACAACAGCATCATCTATAGAGGGTACAACGGCAGCAAATATAGATGGAACAACAACGGAAAGTATTGAAGTGTCATCAAAAGACACAGTAACCTCATCTACACCAGATACGGCATCAGCAATGACAACAAAAGAGTCAACCACTGCCCACAATTCTGCAGGGACAACAGTATCGGTTACATCAGTTACAGAAGTTACAGTGTCTCCTTATGGTTTATCGTCACCATCAGAAGTTACATCTTCTGGTGTCTCAGAATCAGGTGGAAGCACAAACGGAGCAACTACAGAAGGCGAAAAATCAAAACCAACAAAATCTACGGATTTGGCAACAACACCCAACACCGATGGCACCAAGGAAACCAGTTTGGGTGGTATAACAGCAGAAACTACCAAAGAAATAGCAGATACGGCAACTACCACACAAGTAATAAGTACAGAAGGAACCGCAATGGCTACCAAATCTACCTCGAATTTAGATGGTCCAAGTCCAGTATCTACAACAACATGGAGTAAGGGCATAACATCTGAATCATCGCCCAGCTCAAGCGTCAATGTCATTACATCATCTGCAATGGAAAGTACAAAAGATACAAATTTGACAAGTACAGAAAATAGAGGAGCACTGTCTACAGAGGACTCTACTGTATCGTCTAGTGTTGGAGTAGGACCACCAACAACAGTATCCGGACAGGGTACAACAGTACCAATCGCCACAGGCTCAACCTCAGTTATTCGAGAAGATCAGTCAACAGCTACAATTACAAAATCAAGTGGTGAAAGCATAAAAGCAACAATTCCAGCCACAACAACCACAAAAATAAATGCAACCAGCAAAGATCACACCCTACCAGACTCGAAAGGTACCACAACAATCGTTTTAGAAGGTACTGTGTCATCTTCTTCTTCTGGAGCTATAGTAGCAACAACTTCAAGGGACATGACAAAAAATACAACAATAGCAACCACAAAGGAGATGACGCCATCAACTACACAAAATACAACAACCACAGAAGATCTAACAGTATTAGTGAGTAAGGGAACATCAGAACCGGCAGCTTCATCATCTACAaactcctcagctcctcctcctgtcactactACTAACTTATTTAATGTGGATTGTATAGGGAAAAGTACTTGTATCATTCCTTTGAACGAAACACCCTTAAAGACATCAAAAGGAGTTGATATATGGAAAGAAACAGCAGAAGCAGGTACAATAAAATAA